The window TTCAGCTGGTTTGTTCTGCTATTTTAGTTGCTCTTTCTGCCCATCTAAAGACTTTCCAGATATAATTATATGATGTTGGGCTGGTGTACTATTAAGACATAATTCATTTTCGGCTTGCATAAATTAGCCACAATAtgcataaaaacacacatttagaAGTATGATTACATGGTAACTCAAAAGTCTACCTTAAGACATTttcatatttatacacacacacacacacacacacacacacacacacagccctcattatttgtgggggttccattctggactaaaaccgtggataatgaaaccacagCTAATGAAATcttaagtcaatgggaactgggggattaggttctggagcccaggaaaacaatttaaaaaatcacagaaaagacagggtaaaagcagaaataaggactGAGCagagcactgtaccttggccacctcagctctcctgctttccCACTCTCCAGCTTCTCCAATAATGCCTAATCGTGAAGTTTCCTCaccccacagttgaagtccagcacttagaAGCACAAGCCCCTAGGCCTGATTGGtcggtaggttggccaaagaggcagcacaataTTAAATCCAGTTCAAGTAAATACTGTACACATagaggagtgtgtgagaatcaaggagtgagaATTAAGGAGTGATTTTgaattttcaatggataattaaaatcaatttttaattctTAATTGAATTTTTAActataatttaaattaaataatttgcTGGttttgccatcaagtcagtgttgactcctggctcccacagaaccctgtggttttcttaatagaatacaggagggggtttaccattgccttctactgcgcagtatgagatgatgcctttcagcaccttcctgtttcgttgctgcccgatattaCGCTGCTCGCTTCTCAAATGAGCGGCGCAGCGCTCTTGCCTGGCCCCCTTTGAGAAGCACAAGGCTTCTCCTGACCTGATTGGCCGGGGGGCccatgcagggggcagggtttcAGCTCTGCGTCCTGCTCCGGGCCCGGGAGAGCTCAGTTCGCTCTCGACAGGCATCGGAGCAGGACGCCTTTTAAGGCTCCTGCTTAGTCGACCCGGCACGAGATCGGGAGCGGGTTTTCTCCACCCTAAGCAGTGGCAGCGGCAATggggggtggctttttaaggccTCCCCTGAGGTTTGGAGCGTTTCTGGGGGCGGGTGGCCCGCTTTGTGCACTGGGCCCCGGCGGTGCTCCTTCTGGGCAGCGGGCCCTGGGCGGTAGCGGCGGGCCTAGGTTTCTCTCCCCGCCGCTTCCGGAGCAAGCCTtcggtgcctccccccccccgcgacgCTTTCGGCTTTGGGAGGGCCGCTTTTGGCTTATCCACCCCCCCACTACCGGAGTGAGCGTTCGGCGGCGCTCCCCCCCCGCGGCGCTTTTCGGCGTGTGGAGGGCCGCTTGCACAGGGGCTGGGCTAGTCCTGGGCAACGTGGTGGGTTTTGTACGGCCTTCTAGGTGGCCTAGGCCAGTTCCCAGTCAGtttggcagcagcctgggtttCTTTGGCCGGTTTATCCCTTTCTGGGTTTAGTGTGTTGGTTTGGGAGCATCTCTGGTTACAGACCTTGTTTGGAGCTTCGTTGATCACTCACTTCAATTGCCTGTGCCATGGGTCCAAAGAAGGCCAAGGCTAAGTCTGGTGGGAAGCGGGTTCGTCCCCCCCCACGCCCTGCGCCGGTTTCTGATTCTTCCGATGAGGACTGTGACATGGGCACTGTGCGGGCACTTATAGCATGCTTGGAAGCACTTGAAAGGGAAAGATAGGGCGGGGCAGCAGCGGCAGAAAAGGGTGGTCCCTCTGGTATTCCAGCTAGTTCCCGAAGCATTACTAGGGGGGCTAAACGTGCTAAACTCATTCAGTCCCTTTCATCCAGACTTGACACTTTGGAATCGCGTGAACCACGCCCTACAGCACCAGCAGTGGACCTAACCTCGGATGGGGATGGCACCCAGGCCACCTCTGAAACGTGCGGCAGAGACATGCGTCCTTCGGCTCAGCTTGGCCCTGGTGAGTCTTTGCACCACACCTGGCCCTGGGGGTTTTCCCCCTGGGCTCAGCCTTTTCACATGTATGGTTGGCATCCAGCCTCCGTTGCCTCCCGACCCCCTTACGGGGCATGCACACAGGTTTGGCAGGGGGCAGCACCTGCTGTGGGTACCACGTTGCCCGCTGCCACGGGTGCCGTGTTAGATGCTTCAGGGACACAGATTCCTTACCCGCCATGCGACACCTCTCTGCCGCTGGGTGACCACCTGTTGCCCGCGGTTAAAGAGCGCATTTGGCGTGGAGAATTTGTGGATATCTTTCACCTGCTCTTTCGAGAGCCCGAGCCTGCCCAAAAGGAGGGAGAGCAAAAGAAGGAAGAAGCGAAGTCAAAACGTAAGCCAGTGGAACATAACTGGGCTAACTGGTTGTCGGGTTACACGGTCTATATGGGTGTTGTGCTTCAGGTGCACACATCCAGAGGACCTGCTATGGTTAAGTACATGGACATCATCCATAGGGGGTACATGGACTTTATGGGCAACGCCTGGGAGCGCTATGATCGCTCTTTTTGTCTGAGGGCCTCCCTTAACCCGGCTATTCCGTGGGACAGGCAACATCAGGAACTCTGGCTCCTAATTATGACCCCCTCGAGACCCATTCTGGGCGAACGGGCTGACAGTGGTCATCTGATTTCTAGAACTCCCGCAGCGCAGTCTTCAGGGCCTGCAGCTGCGCAGGGTGTTTAAAGTACCCTGCCATGCTGGGCTTTCAATACTAGCGGCAGCTGCAACAGGTCCCCTTGTAGGTTTAAGCATGAGTGTGGTTTCTGCGGCGGAAAACACGCCAGCATTCATTGTCAGCGAGTCAGTGGCCCCCGGGCAGGTCcgagggagcagcaaagcagtgGCAGAAGGGGTGGAGGCGCTGTACAAGGTGCCACCCCTGGAAAAGGGCCCTAGCCCAGTGAAGCTTCCGGTCTTAGAACGGCTCCTGCGGGACTACCCGCTTAGAGAGCAAGCACAATATTTGAGACAGGGGTTTACTTTTGGTTTTCGCATTCCCTACGTTGGTTCGAGAGTTCACAGTATGTCCCCTAACCTTAAGTCCATGGAGGGGATGGAAGCGGTGGTGCTCCGCAAGATTAACAAGGAGGTAGCTTTGGGGCGGGTTCTAGGCCCATTCCGGGACTTGCCCCTACCAGATTTGCGCATTTCGCCATTGggggtggtgcccaagaaggCACCAGGCGAATACCGCCTTATtcaccacctctccttcccacaTGGTTCCTCTGTTAATGATGGGATCCCAGACAGCCTGTGCTCTGTGAAATACACGTCCTTTGACCAGGCTGTCAGAGTAGTTCGTTCGTGTGGGAAGGGCGCCCTCCTTGCAAAATGCGACATTGAGTCTGCGTTCTGCCTCCTCCCGGTTCATCCTGCAGATTTTAATCTCTTAGGTTTCGCCTTTCAGGGGCAGTTTTACATTGATCAGGCTCTGTccatgggctgctcgatttcctgtgcagcctttgaggcttttagctCCTTTCTTGAATGGGCCCTTCGGCGGGAGGCAGGTCTTATTACCACGTCTCATTATTTAGATGATTTTCTCATGGTGGGCCAGCCTAGAACCAACCAATGCAGGCATCTGTTAGAGGTTTTTCAGCACCTTTGTGCGGACCTAGGTGTCCCATTGGCTCAGGAGAAGACCGAGGGTCCTTCAGCTATTCTCACCTTCTTGGGCATTGAACTGGATACCATTGAGGGCTGTTCCAGACTCCCCCAGACTAAGTTGGACACCTTGCGGGCCTTGTTGGCATCTTGCATCCAAGCATCTTGCATCCAGGCACGCAAGGTTACCCTTAAGCAGCTTCAACAGATTATCGGGCATTTAAATTTTGCATGCAGGGTGGTGGCGCCCGGACGGCCTTTCCTGCACTGCCTATGCGCCGCCGTTAAAGGGGTCAGGTGCGGTCATCATAGGATACCGGTCATCATAGGATACCATGAGGGCTGACCTCTGTCTATGGGCATCCTTTTTGGAAGCATACAATGGGGTTTCTTTCTGGCGCGATTCACTCCTCTTGGAAGCGGATCTACAAGTTCAGTCCGACGCTGCTGGAGGTTCAGGCTTCGGCGTTTATTTCCGCGGTCGCTGGTGCGCTGAGCGGTGGCCGGCCGCTTGGGTATCAAGTGGGGCCACCAGGGACTTGACATTCCTGGAATTCTTCCCCATAGTCGTGGCTATACATCTGTGGGCGGATCTCTTTAGGAACAAGACAGTGcgcttttggtgtgacaaccaagCCACTGTACAAGTGATCAATAGGCAGACTTCCAGGTCCCCTAGGGTGATGTCCTTAGTCAGAGCATTTGTATTGACCTGTCTGTCTAATAACATCCTTTTTCTGGCTTGCCATGTGCCTGGCGTGCAGAACGGCCTGGCGGACGCGCTGTCTCGTTTTTAGGTTCAGCGCTTTCGCCAGCTGGTGCCAGAGGCGGAGAGCTTGCCCGACCAGATGCCGGTGTGGCTTTGGAGCCTTGGCGCCTAGAAGCCAGAGGGCGGTCTGGGCCTCCTTGGCCCCCAGCACACGGGCAGCTTACTCTAGGCAGTGCAGGGCCTTTCAGGATTTTAGGACTCAGGTAGGATTGGGCCAAGACTGCCCCCCCTGCGGAGCAGCTGATTCAGTTTTTTGTCCACCTTAAGGGTAAGGGTTTGTCTCCTGGGGCCATGGCGGGCTATTTAGCAGCTCTTGCTTTCCACGCTTAAGCGCAGGGAATGTCCGATACAACCTGGGATTTCAGGGTAAGGAGGATGCTGGAAGGTTGGACACGGGAACACCCGGTCCCACTTGACAGTCAGCGGCCCCTTCTTCCCGCTGCCATACAGGGCGCGGTCGGGCAGTTCTCAGCGATCTGCCGGTCCTCATATGAGGCCTCTCTTTTCCACGCAGTcactcttgttttattttttgggGCCTTTCGAGCCAGTGAATTGCTCCCCAGGGGTCATCGCAGCCCCATATTCAAGGTGGTGCAGTTTGGGGATGTTAGCTTGGGGCTGGACATGGCGCGGCTGCGCCTTAGGTTTTCCAAGACCGACCAACGGGGCAGGGGACAGTTGGTGTCATTACACAGAGCCAACAATGTGCTCCTCTGCCCGGTACGTGCTTTGGGCAGTTACATGTCCTGGCGGGGGTCCGCTCCTGGATGCCTATTCGTACACGAAGACGGGTGCCCCCTTTCCcagtaccagttctggatggtggCACGGCGCGCACTGAGTGCGGCCGGGGTCAATACTGCACAGCTGTCTCTACACTCATTTCGCATCGGAGCTGATTCGGCTGCCTCCCGGTTGGGTCTTTCGGGTGAGACCATTCAGCGCATTGGGCGTTGGCGGTCTGCCACCTACAAAAGATACGTGTGATAGAGCATTGGTGATGGCACTGACGGTTTTTCTCTTTACAGGCCCTGCGCGATGGGCGGTGAGGGCTCGTGTACTCATTTTGGGCCACTCCATTGTTTTCTGGGCGCATAAGACAGCTTGAGTGGCGCAGCCTGGAACGCAGCTGGGACTGGGTCAGTGGGCAGACATCTCCTGGATCAGGCGCAGGGGCATGGTCATTGCCCAGTTTTTACCCATGCTGCAGGAATTTCTGGCGGCAAATACGCCGCCTGACATTTTGGTTCTTCACCTGGGGGAGAACGATTTGGGGTCCGAGTCAGGGTTGTCCATTTTCCATAGCTTGTGCATGGACATTTTACTAGTCCTGGAATGGTGCCCGGGAATTCTCATTCTTTGGTCTGCCATGCTCCAACGCAGAGTTTGGAGAGGCGCGAGGGACCCTTATAGGGTGGAAAGGGCTAGGAGGAAGGTTAACGCACAGATGGCACGTTTCTTAGCGGCCATCGGTGGGGGACCTATAGACCATCCCAGTATTCTTTTTTCTGAGCCCCGTTTATTTAGAGGGGACGGTGTCCACCTTTCGCCCAGTGGGACCAGTTTGTTTTTAcgtgatctagagcagggattggctATTTATCTGCGCACTTGGTGGGGTGGCTtgggttaagctaggctaacccgcgctgtggcaggtgcagtgcggttggaAAATGATTttaggctggtgaacaccttcaggtATGCGTTTGGCTATGGGTTGAGAAGGGCATCTCCCTAGAAACTGCACagctcagggagatctgccctTGTTAACCTACCCTGGCAGGCTAAGCCCTTAGGAATCACTGTACGGCTACCTTGGGGTGATGCTAGCCAGGGGCCCGGCACTAggctggctaggataggcagccctggATTTGGGAACatttggggttgcctggagccaaggtgtatcgccctATACCATAGGTTAGGCATGCCCTGGGGGCGCATGCCTATAGTTACGCACTGCCAAGAGGGAAGCCATCCCTGCTCTTCAAGTTCTTgttaaagttaaataaattgtggcccaattTTATACCAAaaccttgtgtctcgtgtcttcttgggtgtcgggcaataggcatttcccatattcTGCACTCCAGTTCAaactgaaattatttatttatttatttattacatttttcttATATACTACCTCCTCCAAGGACTCTAGGcgataaacaacaacaataccaataacaattaatttaaataataataataataataataaatttgaggTTAAGGTCAAGGcccattattaaaataaatattgttattattactattattactattattattaaagtgcaaatgcctggcgaaacaggtgggtcttaagaagagccttaaaaccagccagggagggggctgaatgaatctggcgggggaagtgttccaaagaagaggggcggccacagagaaggccctcctatgggcccaggcataATGCACTTCATCAGGGCCCAGgacattttaatttgaaattttgaaCTAAAAGATAAAATTTCAGCAACATTAAAACTGAATGTATAAAAGTCTTATGCCATCTTATGAGGGCAGCACAATGTTGCAAGAAGCTCCAGAAAATTGCTCCAAGAAGTTCCACAGGAATGGCTTTTAAATGGCTCCAAAAAGCCTCCAAAAGATCCAGAGCAATGGCTCTTGCAGGTTCCCAATGGTTCCCTAATGATATCAGATACTGCCAAATACTACCTTTTGGAAGCACAAAAAAACCCTTCACATGCAAaccaaagcactccactgtcctcctccaaactcctctcacaacccatgagcatGAGCATAATTATGTAAGGACAGAACTGTGCTGCTGGAAACCACGGATATGCAAAGCTGCATATCCCAGGTTCTGTGCTGCTTTCATAATGTAGTTCTTTGTCAGAAAGCTCTAATTAGAGTGGAGACAGAGCTTTGTCTGTGCATCTTCACATATTGGTTAATATTATTATTCTGCCCAATAGGGTTAGTGTCCCTGACCTTGGCTCATAACTTGGATTCAAAACTGAAAAGATCTTTAGAGCACAAATTATAGTCCTATGGCTTCTCGTGGGAAGAACTCATTAAGATAGGCCCTGATCAGGCCAAAAGAACACTAAAGAAGCAAGTACTGGACGCTGAAGGGCAATTAGACCTTGCCAGTCTTCCAAAAGGCATATTTCTGTCCCACCAGTTTATTCCTTTGAGACCTGCAAGCTATTTAAATCATCTAACAACACTGCAATTTAGAAGAGCTTTGACTTGCTCGCTTTAATGCACTACCTACCATGGTACTAGAAGGAAAAATTAAGAAAATACCAAATACAGCTTGGCTATGTCCTTGTGGTACATGTGCCATTGAATCAACTGCCCATgatttgctttattatttattttataagaaTATTCAAAATAATTTTATATCTCCCTTTTTAGTGAATTATCCTGGCTATACTGATATGTTTATCTACAACATTTATTCTCTGACCATAATGGTGCCATTTCTTTAAACATGACTAAATTTTGTTTTATATCCTGAAAAATACGTCAGCGATGTCTACCTTGATGTAGCATCTTTTTGTATACTATAAACTGTGTGATGATTGCtatctggtcaatgaccataataaagaatcTATCTACTGCTGATAATCTGCCtgaccacagatacacaaaaccgcGAGTAGGGGTGTTCAGAaacagtttgaattgaaccgggTTTGATTAAAATCAGCCCAATTcgactggttcaaactcaaactggtttgagttcgaactggactgggcccagtccaatacaatctggttcaacccagttcaaggGCTATGCAGTTGTTTCTATGCAGAATCCcctgag of the Hemicordylus capensis ecotype Gifberg chromosome 3, rHemCap1.1.pri, whole genome shotgun sequence genome contains:
- the LOC128348835 gene encoding uncharacterized protein LOC128348835, with amino-acid sequence MSVVSAAENTPAFIVSESVAPGQVRGSSKAVAEGVEALYKVPPLEKGPSPVKLPVLERLLRDYPLREQAQYLRQGFTFGFRIPYVGSRVHSMSPNLKSMEGMEAVVLRKINKEVALGRVLGPFRDLPLPDLRISPLGVVPKKAPGEYRLIHHLSFPHGSSVNDGIPDSLCSVKYTSFDQAVRVVRSCGKGALLAKCDIESAFCLLPVHPADFNLLGFAFQGQFYIDQALSMGCSISCAAFEAFSSFLEWALRREAGLITTSHYLDDFLMVGQPRTNQCRHLLEVFQHLCADLGVPLAQEKTEGPSAILTFLGIELDTIEGCSRLPQTKLDTLRALLASCIQASCIQARKVTLKQLQQIIGHLNFACRVVAPGRPFLHCLCAAVKGVRCGHHRIPVIIGYHEG